A genomic region of Microcoleus sp. FACHB-831 contains the following coding sequences:
- a CDS encoding RidA family protein: MQRRRTFSGAVWESKVGYCRALRAGNFIYVSGTAPVDEQGGVFEPGDAYAQTKRCFEIIQKALQDLGADYADVVRTRLYVTDISRWAEFAQAHQECFGENPPTTTMVEVKALVDPAMLVEVEVDAICN, from the coding sequence ATGCAACGTCGTCGGACATTTTCGGGAGCTGTCTGGGAGTCTAAGGTAGGCTATTGTCGAGCTTTGAGAGCGGGAAACTTTATCTATGTATCGGGTACTGCACCTGTTGACGAACAAGGTGGAGTTTTTGAACCTGGTGATGCCTACGCCCAAACTAAGCGCTGTTTTGAAATTATCCAAAAAGCTTTGCAGGATTTGGGTGCAGACTATGCAGATGTTGTGCGTACTCGCTTATACGTGACTGACATCAGCCGTTGGGCAGAATTTGCTCAGGCTCATCAAGAATGCTTTGGCGAAAATCCCCCTACCACCACAATGGTAGAAGTTAAAGCTTTAGTCGATCCAGCGATGCTAGTTGAAGTTGAGGTTGACGCTATCTGCAACTAG
- a CDS encoding class I SAM-dependent methyltransferase — protein sequence MTNDALDQKEQFFDRWAPNYDFLFLSVFYQAVHKRLLEYVDLPQTANILDLGCGTGRLLNRLVTHFPHLRGTGLDLSASMLRIARRQKCPGSRLIFVQGNAESLPFADGQFDAVFNTLSFLHYPKPKQVFSEVSRILHPGGHFYLVDPTFRKQTATDVVPVTPGGIRLYSREIREKLGLQVGLSCNNHHYLLGSVLLTIFTKSAN from the coding sequence ATGACTAACGATGCTCTGGATCAAAAAGAGCAATTTTTTGACCGTTGGGCACCGAACTACGATTTCCTCTTCTTATCGGTGTTTTACCAAGCAGTCCACAAACGGTTGCTCGAATACGTCGATTTGCCTCAAACAGCCAACATACTCGATCTCGGTTGCGGTACCGGACGACTGCTCAATCGCCTTGTAACGCACTTCCCGCACCTGCGCGGCACTGGGTTAGACTTATCTGCCTCAATGCTGCGGATTGCACGTCGCCAAAAATGCCCTGGCTCTCGTCTTATCTTCGTCCAGGGTAATGCCGAATCCCTTCCTTTCGCAGATGGACAGTTTGATGCAGTCTTCAACACTCTAAGTTTTCTGCACTACCCCAAACCGAAACAAGTATTTTCTGAAGTCAGCCGAATTTTGCATCCTGGCGGGCATTTCTACTTAGTCGATCCTACTTTCAGAAAACAAACAGCAACTGATGTTGTACCCGTCACCCCTGGAGGAATTAGACTTTACAGCAGGGAAATACGCGAAAAACTAGGTTTGCAAGTTGGACTGAGTTGTAACAATCATCACTATCTTCTCGGTTCGGTGTTGCTAACTATTTTTACAAAATCAGCGAACTAA
- a CDS encoding RNA-binding protein, translating into MSIYVGNLSYQVTQDDLTHIFAEYGTVKRVQLPTDRETGRMRGFGFVEMSSDAEETAAIEALDGAEWMGRDLKVNKAKPREDRKPSGGGGGGGGWGGGGGGGGGGRRESRGGGGGRY; encoded by the coding sequence ATGTCAATTTATGTAGGCAACTTATCCTACCAAGTCACCCAAGACGATCTCACCCATATCTTTGCTGAATATGGCACTGTCAAGCGGGTGCAACTTCCCACAGACCGCGAAACTGGTCGTATGCGGGGCTTTGGTTTTGTAGAAATGTCAAGCGACGCTGAAGAAACTGCTGCCATTGAAGCTCTTGATGGGGCTGAATGGATGGGCCGCGACCTGAAAGTGAACAAAGCCAAGCCACGCGAAGACAGAAAGCCGTCTGGTGGCGGCGGCGGCGGCGGTGGTTGGGGCGGTGGCGGTGGTGGCGGCGGCGGTGGACGCCGCGAATCTCGTGGTGGTGGCGGCGGACGCTACTAA
- a CDS encoding damage-control phosphatase ARMT1 family protein, with translation MLNSNSPGPKFNQPRLTLPPAILGSEEGSFAYYTVTGRMPAIARRVIAENKFPPIIIENLETLATELSDGKVRPLKDDGGEDVESWSKYVEPCAGMRWLDVPWFFAETYFYRSILEATNYFQPGDWQGVDPFGYQKRLGLHASMDAIPALTNFRIEGDAEEMRNDFIKLLYFDLWGNRADLSLWPAGESDRSNDPLPEQTNILVDLSSQIADRVASFDKSRIDIVADNAGFELVCDLCLADFLLTNNAAGTVYLHLKSHPTFVSDATIKDVHYTLEILEANKNKEVLRSALRLQDYIARDRLRLQDDLFWTSPLAFWEMPESLQQDLSQSSLILVKGDANYRRILGDRHWPFTTPFEDIACYFPSPMAALRTLKSELAAGLHPNQIEALNQQDLNWLTNGERGVIQFVI, from the coding sequence ATGCTAAACTCAAACAGTCCCGGACCTAAGTTTAACCAACCCCGCTTAACCCTCCCTCCAGCAATTTTAGGTTCGGAAGAAGGCTCTTTTGCCTACTATACAGTTACCGGAAGAATGCCAGCAATTGCTAGGCGTGTTATTGCAGAAAACAAGTTCCCTCCAATCATTATTGAAAACTTGGAAACTCTGGCGACTGAACTGAGCGATGGGAAGGTGCGTCCCCTCAAAGACGACGGTGGCGAGGATGTGGAATCGTGGTCTAAATATGTAGAACCTTGTGCGGGAATGCGCTGGCTGGATGTGCCCTGGTTCTTTGCAGAAACATACTTTTATCGTAGTATCCTTGAGGCAACTAATTACTTTCAACCCGGAGATTGGCAGGGTGTAGATCCATTTGGCTACCAAAAACGCTTGGGTTTGCATGCATCAATGGATGCTATCCCGGCTCTGACAAATTTTCGCATTGAGGGGGATGCGGAGGAAATGAGAAATGATTTTATTAAACTACTTTATTTTGATTTGTGGGGCAATCGAGCTGATTTAAGTTTGTGGCCAGCAGGGGAAAGCGATCGCAGCAACGATCCTCTCCCCGAACAAACTAATATATTAGTAGATCTTTCATCCCAAATCGCCGATAGAGTTGCCAGCTTTGACAAATCACGCATTGATATCGTTGCCGACAATGCGGGTTTTGAACTTGTATGCGATTTGTGTTTAGCCGATTTTTTGCTGACTAACAATGCTGCTGGTACGGTTTATCTGCATCTGAAGTCGCATCCTACTTTTGTATCTGATGCCACGATTAAGGATGTTCATTACACCCTAGAGATTTTAGAGGCTAATAAAAATAAAGAAGTTCTGCGATCGGCTCTGCGATTGCAAGATTATATCGCTCGCGATCGCTTGCGTCTCCAAGACGATTTATTTTGGACATCGCCTCTTGCATTCTGGGAAATGCCCGAATCATTGCAGCAAGATTTATCGCAATCGAGTTTAATATTAGTCAAAGGGGATGCTAACTATCGCCGAATCTTGGGCGATCGCCACTGGCCTTTTACCACCCCTTTTGAAGACATCGCCTGCTACTTCCCTTCTCCGATGGCTGCACTACGCACCCTCAAGTCGGAACTAGCAGCAGGACTCCACCCCAATCAGATAGAAGCGCTCAACCAGCAAGATCTCAACTGGTTGACCAATGGAGAGCGGGGCGTCATCCAGTTTGTTATCTAA
- the glsA gene encoding glutaminase A yields the protein MISSTGLSSLTQGQLDDWVAQAQTHTQEGKLPGYIPRLFQANPNSSAVQIQCINGQIYSYGDITQQFVLMSVIKPFVLLFLLEHMGTEAVFERVGMKPSDQAFNSLAQLEADGGWPRNPMINSGAIALASLLPSCELFCDWLNQCSNASLVLDEQMLASVISTGNQCNRSIAMMLAQFGHLNSPETALDIYNRICCLSGNVVDLAKLGMLLADGSELISLSHSRTVNALMTTCGLYEASGRFAVRVGLPTKSGVSGAMLSIVPSQGAIACYSPPLDLQGNSVAGLFLLEQLARSLNLSVFS from the coding sequence ATGATAAGCTCAACAGGGCTGAGTTCTCTAACTCAAGGCCAGCTTGATGATTGGGTAGCTCAAGCACAAACTCATACACAGGAAGGGAAGCTACCAGGCTATATACCCAGGTTATTTCAAGCTAATCCTAACTCTTCTGCCGTTCAGATACAGTGTATAAATGGCCAGATTTATAGCTATGGCGACATTACTCAGCAGTTTGTGTTGATGAGCGTAATAAAGCCTTTTGTGCTGCTATTTTTGTTAGAGCATATGGGAACAGAAGCTGTGTTTGAACGGGTGGGGATGAAGCCTTCTGACCAAGCTTTTAATTCTTTGGCACAATTGGAAGCGGATGGGGGATGGCCGCGCAATCCTATGATTAATAGCGGCGCGATCGCTCTAGCATCTCTGCTACCCAGTTGCGAACTCTTCTGTGACTGGCTAAATCAATGCTCTAATGCAAGTCTGGTTTTAGATGAGCAAATGCTAGCTTCGGTAATATCAACAGGTAATCAATGCAATCGCTCTATTGCGATGATGCTGGCTCAGTTTGGTCATCTAAACTCTCCAGAAACCGCTTTAGACATCTACAATCGCATCTGCTGCTTGTCTGGAAATGTTGTAGATTTGGCTAAGTTGGGGATGCTATTGGCTGATGGTAGCGAGTTAATTTCGCTGTCACACAGCCGCACGGTAAATGCGTTGATGACTACTTGTGGCTTGTATGAAGCCTCCGGGCGTTTTGCTGTGCGGGTGGGACTTCCTACTAAATCAGGGGTAAGCGGTGCAATGCTATCTATAGTGCCATCTCAGGGCGCGATCGCCTGCTACAGTCCCCCTCTCGATTTGCAAGGTAACTCTGTAGCTGGGTTGTTTTTGTTAGAGCAACTCGCACGCTCTCTAAATTTAAGCGTGTTTAGCTAA
- a CDS encoding low specificity L-threonine aldolase — MNFCSDNVTGVAPEILAALTAANDGAAMPYGNDECTQRLEAKFSELFETSVTVFPVATGSAANALALSVIAPPFGAIYCHPESHINVDECGAPEFYTGGAKLVTIPSANGKIGATDLAEVLKKAGAGVVHRVQPAAVSITQATEAGTVYTALEIQHVADVAHAHNLGLHMDGARFANAVVSLGCTPADITWRAGVDVLSFGATKNGAMAAEAVVFFNCDLAKTFGYRRKRSGHLFSKMRFLSAQLEAYITDDLWLKNAAHANQMAAKIAVNLTNLQGAKLCHPVQANEIFIQLPEAVIEGLLADGFQFYRWEGEESTIVRLVTAFNTKEEDVTAFIKSAERYSAADYNIALDELAKV; from the coding sequence ATGAACTTCTGTAGCGATAATGTAACTGGCGTAGCACCGGAAATCTTGGCAGCATTGACTGCTGCAAATGATGGTGCAGCAATGCCCTACGGTAACGATGAATGTACGCAGCGATTAGAAGCCAAGTTCTCGGAATTATTCGAGACAAGCGTTACAGTTTTTCCAGTTGCTACTGGTTCTGCTGCCAACGCCCTAGCCCTCTCAGTCATCGCTCCCCCCTTTGGTGCAATTTACTGCCATCCCGAATCGCATATCAACGTTGATGAGTGCGGTGCGCCAGAGTTCTACACGGGTGGTGCGAAGTTAGTCACCATTCCTAGTGCTAATGGCAAGATTGGCGCAACTGACTTGGCAGAGGTGCTGAAGAAAGCAGGCGCGGGAGTCGTCCATCGCGTGCAGCCAGCCGCTGTCAGCATTACTCAAGCAACCGAAGCCGGAACTGTTTACACTGCTCTAGAAATCCAGCACGTTGCTGATGTCGCCCATGCTCATAATCTCGGCTTGCATATGGACGGTGCTAGATTTGCCAATGCGGTAGTTAGTTTGGGGTGTACTCCCGCAGATATCACCTGGCGTGCTGGTGTCGATGTCTTGTCGTTTGGCGCTACAAAGAACGGTGCTATGGCGGCTGAAGCAGTCGTGTTTTTTAATTGTGACTTGGCAAAAACGTTTGGTTATCGTCGCAAGCGCAGCGGTCATTTATTCTCAAAAATGCGGTTTTTGTCAGCGCAACTAGAGGCTTATATTACTGATGATTTGTGGTTAAAAAATGCTGCTCATGCTAACCAAATGGCGGCAAAAATAGCAGTGAATCTTACCAATTTGCAAGGGGCGAAACTTTGTCATCCGGTGCAAGCGAATGAAATCTTTATTCAACTTCCCGAAGCAGTTATTGAAGGTCTTCTTGCTGACGGCTTCCAGTTCTACCGCTGGGAGGGTGAAGAATCTACGATAGTAAGGTTAGTAACTGCTTTTAATACCAAGGAGGAAGATGTCACGGCTTTTATAAAATCGGCTGAACGTTATTCGGCTGCCGATTATAATATAGCGTTAGATGAACTGGCTAAAGTTTGA
- a CDS encoding SDR family oxidoreductase, which produces MSASKKIAVVTGANRGLGFETCRQLAKQEIQVILTSRDEAKGNAAVEKLQAEGLDVLYRSLDVTNADSVEHLAQFIRNQFGKLDILVNNAGIAKDFLDPSEGSVLKTKVSTLQETIETNLYGPLLLCQALIPLMKINNYGRVVNVSSGAGQLADMATGFPAYRISKTALNALTRIVANELEDTNILVNAVCPGWVRTDMGGPNAPRSLEQGVDTIVWLATLADGGPTSGFFRDRQPIDW; this is translated from the coding sequence ATGAGTGCAAGCAAAAAAATAGCTGTTGTCACTGGTGCCAATCGCGGTTTGGGTTTTGAAACTTGCCGCCAATTAGCAAAACAAGAAATCCAGGTTATTCTTACCAGTCGCGATGAAGCCAAGGGTAATGCTGCCGTTGAAAAGTTGCAAGCTGAAGGATTAGATGTCTTATATCGTTCGCTTGATGTTACTAATGCCGACAGTGTTGAACATCTGGCGCAGTTCATTCGCAATCAGTTTGGCAAACTGGATATCTTAGTTAACAACGCCGGAATAGCTAAAGATTTTTTAGATCCATCAGAAGGTAGCGTATTGAAAACAAAAGTAAGTACGTTGCAAGAAACGATCGAGACAAATTTATACGGGCCATTGCTGCTTTGTCAGGCGTTAATTCCGCTGATGAAAATAAATAATTACGGGCGGGTTGTTAATGTATCTTCTGGCGCGGGTCAATTGGCAGATATGGCTACTGGATTTCCCGCATATAGAATTTCAAAAACGGCACTCAATGCGCTAACTCGGATTGTTGCTAACGAATTAGAAGACACCAATATTTTGGTGAATGCAGTTTGTCCAGGATGGGTTAGAACTGATATGGGTGGCCCAAATGCGCCGCGATCGCTAGAGCAAGGGGTTGATACAATTGTGTGGTTGGCAACGCTTGCTGATGGTGGGCCGACGAGTGGATTTTTCCGCGATCGCCAGCCCATTGATTGGTAA
- a CDS encoding Npun_R2479 family HD domain-containing metalloprotein, with amino-acid sequence MINTTELLIDAFVADLQAGFRRTYGGMNPHYADIITWAGNMALENIANSDALYHNVEHTILVTLVGQEILRGKHIREGGVSCEDWLHFIIALLCHDIGYVKGVCLDDRDGWYATGDGTRVRLSPGSTDASLTPYHVDRGKLFIDERFGGHKLIDAEQIKRNIELTRFPVPKSIDHQDTGNCPGLVRAADLIGQLSDPRYLQKISALFYEFEETGVNKSLGYRTPGDLRKNYPKFYWYSVHPYITDALQYLSLTQQGKQIVSKLYANVFVVEHEEQREHEMLFA; translated from the coding sequence ATGATCAATACAACAGAATTGTTAATAGACGCCTTTGTTGCTGACTTACAAGCAGGATTCCGTCGCACCTACGGAGGAATGAATCCTCACTATGCAGACATCATTACTTGGGCTGGCAATATGGCTTTAGAAAATATCGCCAACAGCGATGCCCTCTATCACAATGTAGAACACACCATTTTAGTGACATTAGTCGGTCAAGAAATCTTGCGAGGCAAGCATATTCGCGAAGGTGGAGTTTCCTGCGAAGACTGGTTGCACTTCATCATCGCGCTGCTATGTCATGATATTGGCTATGTCAAAGGAGTTTGTCTCGACGACCGAGATGGATGGTATGCCACAGGCGATGGCACGCGAGTGCGTCTATCACCTGGTTCTACAGATGCCAGTCTCACCCCTTATCATGTAGACCGGGGAAAACTGTTTATAGACGAGCGTTTTGGCGGTCACAAACTAATTGATGCCGAACAGATTAAACGCAATATTGAACTAACTCGATTCCCCGTGCCAAAATCGATAGATCATCAAGATACAGGTAACTGTCCTGGCTTAGTCCGCGCTGCTGACTTGATAGGTCAACTCAGCGATCCTCGTTACCTGCAAAAAATCAGCGCTTTGTTTTATGAGTTTGAAGAAACAGGCGTAAATAAATCTTTGGGCTATCGAACCCCTGGTGATTTGCGAAAGAACTACCCTAAGTTTTACTGGTACAGCGTTCATCCCTATATTACGGATGCGCTGCAATATCTATCACTCACGCAACAGGGAAAGCAGATTGTTTCCAAGCTCTACGCTAATGTATTTGTGGTAGAACACGAAGAACAGAGGGAACATGAAATGCTATTTGCTTAG
- a CDS encoding pentapeptide repeat-containing protein → MERKEITAEEFFRLYAAGEKNFGIFAQLQGANLRGLDLEGAILCNANLKGADLREANLRGAILYDAVLRSADLRSANLEAAQLNYVEMIEANLTNANLSGAQLDSSNLERVNFSGANLYRVDLYAANLTGAILRNANLVGADLDSAVFDGTDMTHANLTGAINVDIYVDIDNVILQNTIMPDGSIVSSPSRD, encoded by the coding sequence ATGGAAAGGAAGGAAATTACCGCTGAGGAATTTTTCAGGCTTTACGCCGCTGGAGAAAAGAACTTCGGAATATTTGCCCAACTCCAAGGGGCTAACCTCAGAGGGCTTGACCTTGAAGGAGCCATTCTCTGTAATGCCAACCTCAAAGGGGCTGACCTCAGAGAAGCTAACCTGAGAGGAGCTATTCTCTATGATGCTGTTCTGAGAAGTGCCGACTTGAGAAGTGCCAACTTGGAAGCTGCTCAATTGAATTATGTTGAGATGATCGAGGCTAACCTTACTAATGCCAACCTCAGCGGTGCTCAGTTGGATTCCTCTAACTTGGAAAGGGTTAACTTCAGTGGTGCCAACCTCTACAGAGTTGACCTCTACGCCGCAAACCTTACGGGTGCTATCCTCAGGAATGCTAACCTTGTAGGGGCTGATTTGGACAGTGCCGTCTTCGATGGGACTGACATGACGCACGCTAATTTGACTGGTGCCATCAATGTTGATATTTATGTTGATATTGATAATGTTATTCTCCAGAACACCATTATGCCCGACGGCAGTATTGTCAGTAGTCCTAGTAGAGATTAA
- a CDS encoding cytochrome P450 → MTVIAENKTKPAAKMPDGPKTPKWLATIRAILAPLTYIEKAAKDYGDIYTAQFAGFPRQVVVSNPQAIQEIFTADPNLFDSGVANKILQPITGDYSLLLHDGDYHQRQRRLLIPPFHGERMRAYGDIICQITEEVMSQLTIGKTFVARSYMQEISLRVILRAVFGLDENSRFQQLRETLSSMLDTFNSPWSSSLLFLKFLQQDLGPWSPWGRFLRQKQQIDELLYAEIRERRAANDLSREDILSLMLSARDEHGEPMTDAELRDELMTLLFAGHETTATALAWALYWIHYLPEVREKLLAELDSLGDNPDPDKVFRLPYLSAVCSETLRIYPVTLFTFPRIVKSQFQLMGYEFPAGTMLSPCVYLTHHREDIYPEPKRFKPERFLERQFSPYEFISFGGGNRRCIGMAFALFEMKLVLAKILRSQQLVLIDNRPLKAVRRGITTTPDGGVRMVVTGSR, encoded by the coding sequence ATGACTGTCATTGCAGAAAATAAGACAAAACCTGCCGCTAAAATGCCTGATGGGCCTAAGACTCCCAAATGGCTAGCAACAATCAGAGCCATTCTAGCTCCCCTCACTTATATAGAAAAAGCTGCTAAAGACTACGGGGATATCTATACAGCTCAGTTTGCTGGCTTTCCTCGTCAAGTAGTCGTAAGCAACCCGCAAGCAATTCAAGAAATTTTTACGGCAGATCCAAACCTATTTGACTCTGGGGTAGCAAACAAAATTTTGCAACCCATAACAGGAGATTATTCGCTGTTATTGCACGACGGCGATTATCACCAGCGTCAGCGGCGGCTGCTTATACCCCCTTTTCATGGGGAACGCATGCGAGCCTATGGCGACATCATTTGTCAAATTACAGAAGAGGTGATGAGCCAGCTAACAATTGGCAAGACTTTTGTAGCTCGCTCTTATATGCAAGAAATCTCGCTGCGAGTAATCTTACGCGCCGTTTTTGGTCTTGATGAAAATTCGCGGTTCCAGCAGTTAAGGGAAACTCTTAGTTCTATGCTGGATACTTTTAATTCTCCTTGGAGTTCTAGCTTGCTATTTCTCAAGTTCCTTCAACAAGATTTAGGCCCTTGGAGTCCTTGGGGACGTTTTCTCCGTCAAAAGCAGCAAATTGATGAACTTCTATATGCCGAAATTCGCGAAAGACGGGCTGCTAATGATTTATCACGCGAAGACATCCTTAGTTTAATGTTGTCGGCTCGCGATGAACATGGCGAACCCATGACGGATGCAGAATTGCGCGATGAGTTGATGACGTTGCTGTTTGCGGGACATGAAACTACAGCTACAGCTTTGGCATGGGCGTTGTACTGGATTCACTATTTGCCAGAAGTACGAGAAAAACTGCTTGCAGAATTAGATTCTCTGGGCGATAATCCAGATCCAGATAAAGTTTTCCGGCTTCCCTATCTGAGTGCTGTATGCTCGGAAACTCTGCGAATTTACCCCGTTACTTTGTTTACTTTCCCCCGGATTGTTAAATCGCAGTTCCAATTAATGGGCTACGAATTTCCCGCAGGAACGATGCTATCTCCCTGTGTTTATTTGACCCACCATCGCGAGGATATTTACCCAGAGCCAAAACGTTTCAAGCCAGAGCGCTTTTTAGAACGTCAATTTTCACCTTATGAGTTTATATCATTTGGTGGCGGCAATCGTCGCTGTATTGGCATGGCGTTTGCGTTGTTTGAAATGAAGTTAGTATTGGCAAAAATTCTGCGATCGCAGCAACTGGTTCTAATTGATAATCGTCCCCTTAAGGCTGTACGTCGTGGCATAACTACGACACCCGATGGCGGCGTGCGGATGGTTGTAACTGGTTCGCGCTAG
- a CDS encoding RtcB family protein — translation MQQPKNLSRLLRALAREGLDVTYDNQTYSIHLNSGRRDKSASLQDRATTAEVLLPENFPVEAKAFKQLANLAQIRHPSGGHVCKCCATPDFHPGDAGVAIGSIVETAGMLIPAAVGSDINCGMRSHVVDLSLEQFMAKRSRFVELMKGDYFFGTRDVTMTAKTARAMFQDGIPGWLDAILDAPTGSVVKSDLDQLAAEWDRVYLNGSMNGDIKWAPSELVPSDGLVRDGGLATIGGGNHFVEIQVVEKIEDKAIAYAWGVREGQIAFMVHSGSRNVGKYIGGMWRDRAQAAWPKHLKHPEDRLFPLSLQATPEFVISYLQAEATAANYAFVNRLLLAELLRLRLRQVYGDLEAPLIFDLPHNITLAEGSGWVIRKGACPAHVGQPVIIPGSMGATSYLLIGKGNQEFLNSASHGAGRVRSRFELSRQGADKNQDALGLTGVDCITLREERRIEEAPAAYKPIQPVIDAQVEAEMVGVVARLKPVLTFKA, via the coding sequence ATGCAGCAGCCAAAGAATCTTTCTCGGCTTCTCCGGGCGTTGGCTCGTGAGGGTCTTGATGTAACATACGACAATCAAACTTACTCTATCCATCTCAATTCTGGGAGACGCGATAAATCGGCGTCTCTACAAGACCGTGCTACAACAGCAGAAGTCTTGCTACCAGAGAATTTCCCTGTAGAAGCCAAGGCGTTTAAGCAACTGGCAAATTTAGCCCAGATTCGCCATCCTAGCGGCGGTCATGTATGCAAGTGCTGCGCTACTCCCGATTTTCATCCTGGGGATGCTGGGGTTGCAATCGGTTCAATTGTGGAAACCGCAGGGATGCTTATCCCCGCTGCTGTCGGTTCCGATATCAACTGCGGGATGCGATCGCACGTTGTAGATTTGTCGCTAGAGCAGTTTATGGCAAAGCGATCGCGCTTCGTAGAGTTGATGAAAGGCGATTACTTTTTCGGTACTCGCGACGTAACCATGACAGCCAAAACTGCCCGCGCCATGTTTCAGGATGGAATTCCAGGTTGGCTGGATGCTATCCTCGACGCACCAACTGGTAGCGTAGTTAAGTCTGACTTAGATCAGTTAGCCGCTGAGTGGGATCGCGTCTATTTAAACGGTTCCATGAACGGTGACATAAAGTGGGCACCTTCTGAACTCGTTCCCTCAGACGGACTCGTGCGGGACGGTGGACTGGCTACCATAGGTGGAGGCAACCATTTTGTTGAAATTCAGGTAGTTGAGAAGATAGAAGACAAAGCGATCGCCTACGCTTGGGGCGTGCGAGAAGGACAAATCGCCTTCATGGTTCACTCAGGTTCGCGGAACGTAGGTAAATATATAGGAGGGATGTGGCGCGATCGCGCTCAAGCCGCATGGCCTAAACATCTCAAACACCCAGAAGATCGACTTTTCCCTCTCTCATTACAAGCAACGCCAGAATTCGTTATCAGCTACCTGCAAGCCGAAGCCACTGCGGCAAATTACGCCTTTGTGAATCGGCTGCTGTTAGCGGAACTCTTGCGCCTGCGCCTGCGGCAAGTTTATGGAGATTTAGAAGCACCCTTGATTTTCGACTTGCCCCATAATATCACCTTGGCGGAAGGTTCGGGGTGGGTAATTAGAAAAGGCGCTTGTCCCGCACATGTTGGACAACCTGTAATTATCCCCGGTTCTATGGGCGCTACGTCTTATTTGCTGATTGGTAAAGGGAATCAGGAATTTCTCAACTCAGCATCTCACGGTGCGGGGAGAGTGCGTTCTCGTTTCGAGTTGAGTCGCCAGGGTGCAGATAAAAATCAAGACGCCTTGGGTTTAACTGGCGTAGACTGCATAACCCTGCGCGAAGAACGCAGGATCGAAGAAGCGCCAGCCGCTTATAAACCAATCCAGCCTGTAATTGACGCACAGGTAGAGGCTGAAATGGTCGGTGTCGTAGCGCGGTTAAAGCCAGTTTTGACATTCAAAGCATAG